tataaacAAAACTTCAATAAAATTACTAATTATTAGTTGCATATATTTGAATTACGACATTACCTGACTATAAGCTCGTACATATTATTCTTAGTCCTAGTCCTTGCGAGAGATAAAAATGTATATACGACGGATGAATTATGACCGCATATATGAAccaaaatgaaatgaaattatatatttaaattacaatattatttgtGGATATTAATTGGGATGGATAGAGTGATTACATGAAATTAACACACACTGcaaattgtaattaatttaactaaaatgatattattattattatgactaataaaaatgaaagattagGAGAagttaacaattaattaattggtcGGAATTTCTGCCTACATGAATGGCACGTGATCTCCATGCAAGCCGAGTCAACTCGTCGAGTGGCTCTCTCCTTCATCAACTCGGCTCTCTCAACTTCCTCCCTAGCTCGTTCCCAAACTCGTTTGGCTCGAGCAAACTCAGACTGAGCCATCTCCATCTCTCTCCTAGTCAGCTCTCTCACTCTCTCCGCATAAGCTTTCTCCGCCGCCGCCAACCTTATCTGCTCCGCCGTCTGCCACCTCAGCGCCTCCACTGAAAACTGATCAACCCGGTTGGGTCCGCCGGAAACGGGTCGGGGGGGTCTTTTGGGTCGGACACTGATTGAAAGTTGGAGGTCTAAGGAAGGACCCACGTCGAATGGATCGGATTGGGAATTGGGTTGGGATCGGAATTTTATTGGAGGTGGGTCTGAGTGTTGCCAAGGTGGGATTTTTGGAGAATTTGAAGAGGAGGAATTGTTTGTTGGCCGGCGGTGATAGGCGGCGACGGCGCCGGAGGGGTGGAAGAATTGAAGTTCTCTTTGATCTTCATCCATTAAGAAATTTTAGAGGAAAAAAGGAGGGTTAGAGATCAGTGGTGTGggttgtaaatatatatagatgccACTTAAAAAGTTGGCACcctatattagaaaaaaaaaaaaaggatattAACCCTTAACTTATTTGAAATGTCATTTTTGACCTTTCTTtattcttatttgaaaaaaatatatatttatatattaggcTTGTTTGATTGAACTTATTTGCTCAGATTATCTTCACAAGtacttacaaaatatttatatattcattgtttttgttgttttgatTTCCAGTTGGTTTGTACTGGTTCATTGGATGACGACTTGTGATTATTTTGTTTGGCGTGAGAGTCGGACATGAGCACATTTTTATGTGTGGGTTTTGGTTTTTGTTTTGTCGGATTTCAATTTAGACATCATCGAAATTGACTAATATGCTTTCCTGGGGTTCTTTCGCGTTGAGCATgatgaaaaatgttatatatgtgTCTACAGATGGAATTGATTAAATCCATATGATTAGGGTTTATAAAGATTGTTTTTAATTGAGATATTTTAATCATCCCTAGGTAAAACATTGATTCTATACATTAGAATATGAGTTATCCCTAATTAATTGTTGTTTTTAAaccaaattttgtataaaagaaactttgGACTAGAATTCTCAATCCCAATAGTTTGATAAATACTAACTTTAGACCAAGAATacttgttttgattttgatgttgctcttgtttttttttaacttataacaaattaggttacaatttgtttttgaaattgatGGGTTGTTATCCCTTTGTATTTGTTATATTCATGGAATCggaatcaataaaaaaatataagaagaaCGAGACCGCGATTGACAATCCTGACCTTAAGAAATTAATActcattatttgtttttgtttgttagcATCATATGATCTATGTTTGACACTATGTTAGAAtagtaattttgaattttttcccTAAGCTATGatgtgtttttaatatttccAGACAAATTACTTCATTTGACATATTTctactattatttttaagtaaaactATTGCACAGGTAATctcaacttttataaaattataactaatatttaacCGACAATTTTAATTGtgattgtaaataaaattttgaatcaatcttgtattttatttttatatatcaaataatttttttattttatttttttaccgaAAGGTTAATTATCTGTATATTTACTCACAAATTATGCGTTCTATTAAGCATTATAATAGTTTAGATCAACTATTCATTGGGACGTCACAATCATTTTTGTACAACTAAATTGATGGAAAAGTGGACAATATATTGGTGTGTAacttgtattattaaaattctaattttataacaGAACCTTATcaggtaataataatattgttttgtaCTATTTCTAACTTTtggaaattttaataataattgacttttttttttctccctggaaatgagatggatgttTGTGGGTGAGTAATTATTACACTCATATGTGCATTACCTAAGACTAAGAGAGGGTTtggcttttatatatatatatatatatatatggtgacCTTTTTCTTTTTACTTTCTAACAAcaacaaataacaaaaattaaagtttttattgGAACCACCAAAAAATCAACATAATTTCTAACAACAACAAAAAGGGTTTTATCCTtccaaaccaaaaactctaacataaattttgatttttttgttctccaaaaacttttaatttcttttgttCTAGATagtcatataattaattgaccTTTATATATCtcttttttgagaaaaaaaaaggtaaCCTCTATATACCTCTTTGTTCGAATTTTTGGCATCTATCTATTGTCcccaattttttttgtattgtttaaaaaatgCCTCATTGGGAATTCAGTaaattatataagaaattaagttGTCGTGTTTTGTTAACTCAAATGGGAGAGACTAGTTTCTGTTTTTCGATAAATTAGTTTTTGAGTGAATTGTTCCTAAGTTTCATGAACAAATTGTTCTCGATCAGTGCATGCCTCTATAAGCTTTTCACTGTGTGACGAGGAAAGTGAATCAcgaaaaattgttaaaaaaataggaAATGCATTGAAACCAAATTAATCTACATTAATAATATCTCTACATAATCATTCAATATAATATTCTACTTTCTTTGTCTCTATCTAATTTTATccttaattatgaaaaaaattgaaaataaaagacatcaattaaattctcattttttttatgattttactcactattttgtattttttgattcattttctaattagtttaataaattacgATAATTCAAGTGACGAAACTTTCATTTAAAAGACCAAATATTTGGAGTTTAATTTTTTCGTGTTagtttcatatataaataaaaataaaaaaataaacatttatttttctttaatttgtttaGTTCAATTGTAATTAAGATGGTGTCATGTCCTACAAACTAGTttctagttaaaaataattcactCATTGAATCATAATTCAGTCATGAgtcaaaaataagtaaaattatttgtGCTGGACCTAGAAGGTTCCatcaaactattattattttcttatttgtcatcattttcacctatttacataaataatataaagaaaataacaaaccataccatgtaaaaataaaattaacagcTTTTTTAActgattattatattaaaaaaaaagttactatTGCATTAAATTAGTGATCATGACtaatgcaatatatatatatgagatggACTAGTGATCATGTGTTCACTAATTAAGcaattttcctttatttatttaatatgatttttttattcaacaaTTCATGTTACTGCAATTAatcagaaagaaaaataatataaaataacgaTATTTTTGTCATAAATTAGTAAATGTCCATTTtgaattgaaatattataatatgaaaCAGGTTATGACttggaatataaaaaaaaaacttgaaagaCATAAATGACTACAAACTTCCCAACTATATCCTACATATGATTTCTAACTCTAgggatattttcaatattttcgaGGATTTCAACCTGTTCAATTAGTAGG
This is a stretch of genomic DNA from Impatiens glandulifera chromosome 4, dImpGla2.1, whole genome shotgun sequence. It encodes these proteins:
- the LOC124936663 gene encoding protein indeterminate-domain 16-like; the protein is MDEDQRELQFFHPSGAVAAYHRRPTNNSSSSNSPKIPPWQHSDPPPIKFRSQPNSQSDPFDVGPSLDLQLSISVRPKRPPRPVSGGPNRVDQFSVEALRWQTAEQIRLAAAEKAYAERVRELTRREMEMAQSEFARAKRVWERAREEVERAELMKERATRRVDSACMEITCHSCRQKFRPIN